Proteins from one Camelina sativa cultivar DH55 chromosome 8, Cs, whole genome shotgun sequence genomic window:
- the LOC104706643 gene encoding high mobility group B protein 7-like, with the protein MAGASSNTNAPKPRKRVEAETSSNASSTTTTTTLRRAKDGSAFARCEGCNKNVAVALISMHNCSLDAKIRVNLEAQVVETQTEAKKKPAEKKKSTSDEPKAKRVRKAKSSSTSNKPKRPLTAFFIFMNDFRKTYSEENPSNNVKDVAKRGGEKWKSLSEEEKKVYTDKAAELKAEYNKKMENNDADEEEEDQEKQSDDAEEEQADDAEETEEKEVENADDDNKDAEGKEEEEEVLDDY; encoded by the exons ATGGCCGGAGCCTCGTCGAATACAAACGCACCGAAGCCGAGGAAGAGAGTCGAAGCGGAAACTAGCAGCAACGCCTCTTCCACtactaccaccaccaccttaCGTCGTGCTAAAGATGGCAGTGCTTTCGCTCGCTG TGAAGGATGTAACAAGAATGTTGCAGTAGCGCTTATTAGCATGCACAACTGCAGTCTCGATGCTAAGATTAGAGTGAATCTGG AAGCTCAAGTTGTAGAGACACAAACTGAGGCTAAGAAGAAACCTGCAGAGAA GAAGAAGTCAACATCTGATGAACCTAAGGCAAAGAGAGTTAGAAAGGCTAAGAGCTCTTCTACCTCTAACAAGCCTAAGCGACCTCTTACTGCCTTTTTTATCTTCAT GAATGATTTCCGTAAAACTTATAGCGAGGAGAATCCATCTAATAATGTTAAGGAT GTTGCTAAACGCGGTGGTGAAAAGTGGAAGTCTTTGTCTGAGGAA GAGAAGAAAGTTTATACGGATAAAGCTGCTGAACTAAAGGCAGAATATAACAAGAAAATGGAGAACAATGATGCTGATGAGGAA GAGGAGGATCAGGAGAAGCAATCTGATGATGCTGAGGAGGAACAAGCTGATGATGCTGAGGAGACTGAGGAGAAGGAAGTTGAGAACGCAGATGATGACAACAAAGATGCTGAAggtaaagaagaggaagaagaggtttTGGATGACTACTAG
- the LOC104706642 gene encoding DNA-damage-repair/toleration protein DRT100-like — translation MQNLKWVLNLLFVSALLHNFVHSSSAEVICSSKDRASLLSFKSSIIKDTTGVLDSWVGEDCCNEDWEGVLCNRATGEVTNLVLQCPANEPTLYMKGTLSPSLGNLRSLVVLSITGTKFISGSIPNSFSNLTSLRQLVLDDNSLQGNVPSLLGRLPLLDTLSLSGNRFSGLVPPSLGNLRRLTIMSLARNSFSGPIPVTFKNLLKLDSLDLSSNLLSGPIPDFIGQFQSLTNLFLSSNRLSGGLPVSVYSLGKLQIMSLERNGLTGPLSDRISNLKSLTTLQLSGNKFIGHIPASITRLQNLWSLNLSRNQFSDPLPAVVARGFPSLLSIDLSYNNLNIGAIPSWIRDKQLSDINLAGCKLRGTFPKLTRPTALTSLDLSDNFLTGDVSAFLTSMTNVQKVKLSKNQLRFDLSKLKLPEGVASIDLSSNLVTGSLSSLLNNKTSSFLEEVHLTNNQISGRIPDFTESLNLKVLNIGSNKISGQIPSSITNLVELVRLDISRNHITGGIPQALGQLAQLNWLDLSINALTGRIPDSLLNIKTMKHVSFRANKLCGLIPQGRPFNIFPAAAYLHNLCLCGKPLPACRKTMK, via the coding sequence ATGCAAAATCTAAAATGGGTTTTGaatctcttgtttgtttctgcTCTTCTTCATAATTTTGTTCACTCATCATCAGCAGAAGTAATCTGTTCGAGCAAAGACAGAGCATCACTTCTGAGTTTCAAGTCAAGCATCATCAAGGACACAACAGGTGTTCTGGATTCGTGGGTTGGTGAAGATTGTTGCAATGAAGACTGGGAAGGTGTTTTATGCAATCGAGCCACGGGAGAAGTCACCAACTTGGTGTTGCAATGCCCTGCGAACGAGCCTACTCTTTACATGAAAGGcacactatcaccttcactggGTAATCTCCGATCTCTTGTGGTTTTGTCCATTACTGGAACCAAATTCATCAGTGGTTCAATCCCCAACAGCTTCTCTAATCTGACCAGTCTTCGCCAGCTCGTACTCGATGATAATTCTCTCCAAGGCAATGTTCCTTCTCTTTTAGGCCGTCTTCCATTGTTGGACACTCTTTCATTATCTGGAAACCGCTTCTCAGGTCTTGTCCCGCCGAGTTTGGGGAACTTGAGACGCCTTACTATTATGAGTTTGGCTCGGAATTCCTTTTCCGGTCCAATCCCAGTGACTTTCAAGAACCTCCTCAAACTTGATAGTCTTGATCTCAGCTCCAATTTGTTGTCTGGACCAATCCCAGATTTCATAGGCCAGTTTCAGAGTTTAACCAATCTTTTTCTCTCCAGCAACAGATTATCCGGAGGGTTACCAGTTTCTGTTTACAGCTTAGGGAAGCTTCAGATCATGTCGTTGGAGCGCAATGGTCTGACCGGACCACTCTCAGATCGAATCAGCAATCTGAAGTCACTCACTACCCTTCAGTTAAGCGGCAACAAGTTCATCGGTCACATACCAGCATCCATTACAAGACTGCAGAATCTATGGTCTCTCAACCTCTCGAGAAACCAGTTCTCTGATCCTCTGCCTGCTGTTGTAGCCAGAGGATTTCCTTCTCTACTGTCCATTGATCTATCATATAACAATCTTAACATTGGCGCAATTCCAAGCTGGATCAGAGACAAGCAACTCTCAGATATCAACTTGGCTGGTTGCAAACTGAGAGGAACCTTTCCAAAGCTAACAAGACCAACGGCCTTGACCTCGCTAGATTTGTCTGACAACTTTCTGACAGGTGATGTTTCGGCTTTCCTCACAAGCATGACCAATGTTCAGAAAGTGAAGCTCTCAAAGAACCAGCTCAGGTTCGATCTCTCCAAGCTGAAGTTGCCTGAAGGAGTCGCGTCCATTGATCTGAGTTCAAATCTTGTGACGGGGTCGCTTTCAAGCCTGTTAAACAATAAGACAAGCAGCTTCTTGGAAGAGGTCCATCTCACCAACAACCAAATCTCAGGGAGGATCCCTGATTTCACAGAAAGCTTGAACCTGAAAGTTCTCAACATAGGGAGCAACAAAATCAGTGGACAAATCCCAAGTTCAATAACAAACCTTGTTGAACTTGTGAGACTGGACATCTCAAGAAATCACATTACAGGAGGCATACCTCAAGCTCTGGGACAGCTAGCGCAGCTTAACTGGCTCGACCTCTCGATCAATGCACTTACAGGAAGAATCCCGGATAGCTTATTGAACATCAAGACAATGAAACATGTGAGTTTCAGAGCCAACAAATTATGCGGACTGATTCCACAAGGAAGACCATTCAACATCTTTCCTGCAGCTGCTTATCTGCATAACCTTTGCCTATGTGGCAAGCCATTACCAGCTTGTAGGAAGACAATGAAGTGA